The Phragmites australis chromosome 1, lpPhrAust1.1, whole genome shotgun sequence genomic interval ACCCCTTTTGTTTCTGACCAAAACGGGAGTTTCTCGTTGCCAAAAGCACTATAAGAAACGGTACCTGAAATTAGCATGAACGCTCCTTCCGACCACAATGCTCATCAGACGATGAAATGAATGTCTCGTATTACCACGACCTTGCGGGTTGGTGTGATCTCGTCGGTAAACGTACATGGTTGTGAATCTGCGTTGTCATCTGACCTGATATAATTTGCCAGAGCAAGAGCAAAGCATAGCAGGTGCGATGGGCGAAGAAGCAAAGCATACCTGATACAAAGAGAATGAGATCGCTCATTAAAAACCTCTCAAGTGCACGCCTCATTGTTCGCAGAAAAATGGCACTCTGATTCAGATAAGCCAACAAAGAGGGAAGAACACGCAAGTACctataatacatgaagaagtgaGAGCACAATTACATCAGCAAGCTTGGCGAATCTTACAAGAAAGAAAATGGATAAGCTAAGCCGTCACATGTCTAATATGTAGTTTTATCTGACGGCGGATGTTGATCTTTCAGCTCAAACCATTTCTACACCTGTTAGACCTCTTGTCATGAATATGAGCCGCACAAAGAAAAGTTTGCGTGGAGAAGTAGAAGCTTGCGTGGAAAAGGGCCCGTCTACTCCCAGAAAAGTTTACCCATGAGCCCGTCTCTGCATCCCTTACACGCATGAGCCCGCCTCAGTAAGTTTATAGCGTTCAATGACTTCAGAGTGCTATCAATATGAAATACTTATAATTCAATAACCATCAAGCATATTTCAACAGATAGCCAAGCAATCTTGTGCAAATATCTAATTTACAGCATCTTCATACACGGCCAGATCATGTAGTAGTCCCTAAAGAATACTAACTAGTTTAAAAAACCAGCTGATTTACCAGCCTCATCCACGATCCGTCCAGTGTACCCTGTTGATACGATAGCAATTTCCGCCCCTTCCTGTTTGCACAATCGTCCGGGCCACCAAGCCAAGCAATCCTCTAAAATCCATTCATAATGCTGTACAGGAAAAGGCAATAAAATTCACACAATTCTGACTAACGAACAGTAGACTAATGAAACGATAAGAATGAGAAATGAAATCAAACAGGCgagaatttcaaaaaaaaaaaaatctcctatACATAGGACAGGAGAATAAATTATGATATTGCATGATGTTAAGCCCAGAAACATGTAATAATGTCCACTGATCCAGTGGGAAAAGTGTCCTATCTAAACAAAAGTAAAAGCGACCTACACATGACAGATGATGATGCCCTGTTGTCCACCATATAAGGTCGTGGATACAACATATACCAATACATGGGAAATCAAACAACAAAAAAGTACAGTTTCATCTAGTGGAGATAACAAGTGTACAGAGCTCAAGGTGAAAAGTGACAGCAgttaattttttgcaaaaaaaaaaaacactatttTTTCTGAAGGGGGAATGGgtataaatatttatcattaaGTATAGTGAAAGAGGGTATGATTATAGGTGATACGTATCAATCTTCCATATAGTCAACTCACCACAATTTCAAACTTTTCTACTTTTACTTTGAACAGAAACAACGAATTCAAACTGTTCCGTATTACTTTAAACAGACACCTGCTGACTTACCATCATGACAATCTCTCCAAGAGATTTTCCACCATAACTCTTTGTTTTATACCACTCAAAGATTCTGATTTTATAATTGCATTTGATACAAGAATGACATTACTTGGTGAAGGAGCATTCACCTACAAGACATAAACCAAGATATCAAGCACAAAACATTATCAATttacaatatttacaaaaaaataaaagacaaGATGAAAACATAAAGAAATGGGGTATAGGCCAGAAGTATACCCAGACTCGACCATTCAGTCCAACAGCAATCTCAAATGAAAGTTTTTTCCCAAGGGCCTCCAGAACTGGGCATGTTGGAGAACTTAACAACCTACAAGTAACagatattaaaatatataaggaAACAATAATGCTACTGTTTTAGTATTGGAggacaacatatatattgtTCTCACATCCGTGACAAGCTAGTTGATGTGTCAAACATATAGCCATCTTTCAATTGACCAAATTCAGCAGCTTTCCCCATAGctgcaaaatagaaaacatAGCAGTTGAGTAACAGAAAACTAACAGAATGATCACATAAAATCAAAGACAACAGCCCAGACTGACAGACTATCATCTCACAAGGTTAAAGGTTCTCACAACTAAGTAGTGACAGATCGTCAAGAcaaataaattttgtacatCATAGCAGTTGAGTAACAGAAAACTAACAGAATGATCACATAAAATCAAAGACAACAGCCCAGACTGACAGACTATCATCTCACAAGGTTAAAGGTTCTCACAACTAAGTAGTGACAGATCGTCAAGAcaaataaattttgtacatCTAATGGACAAGTCAACAAAAGGAACACTGAACCATAAGCTGAAAAATTTACCATCCATGCACGAGAGCTCTGGATTCATGATGCTATTTGCTTTCACGACTCTGGCATATATTAGTGTACCAATCTGCAGGTGAATAACTGTGGTAAGGTCCGCATATAATCAGCACACTGGAAACTAGGCTCTAACACTGTTGCACCCCTTTTTGGCATCATTCAGAATTGAGATCACAGTGGATAGAAATATACTCCCTAGCTAAATATAGCACGTACTCCATccgttctttttttatttgttatacAATTTTGAGAAGAGACAACTAATTCTTCCTAAAGTGTCCCTACCTGAGTAAGAGTATGCTACAATCTAAAAGACTGAATCTATTTGTTCATTAGTTGCTAACATTAAATATAGGTGAAACAAACGaatttaatgaattagaaagaGACAACTATAATAGGGGCATGTAGTCATTTTGTACTATCCCTTAATTTGTGCGCAAAGAGCTAAATCATCAAATCAATTAAATGGAAGGAGTGTTTGAAAAATCACAGGAGTTCACATGCTACTGAGTAAATGTTAAGAACTACATAATGTGACCTACTGTATACACCTTTTAGACTTTTACTATAGGGACTGACAGAAGGATAAAACTAAAAAACGTTAGGAAGTACGGAACAAGGCAGTGCCACACCTCGAACTTTGGTATGTTTCTCCTGGTACCACCTTCAAATGCAAGCACGGGAAGAAAGGCCAAATTAGGCCCCTTTATGTCCACCAAAAAATTCTGTAATAACAAATTCTACCTCAGTAGAGAACAAATTATATGAGGTGCGCCAAAATACATTCATTTCTCCACTACTTAAAAAGTTTGTGATTTTCCTTCTGTCGTGTGTCCCGTTCGCGTTCTGCCTCCCTATTCTCTGTTCCCCCGCATCTCCTCCACTCCTCCGCATCTCCCCTGTCCATCGCTCGCCCCTCCCCTCTGCCGCCTCCCGATCCCTTTCATCACCACCTACCGCACCTGTTGCCGATGGAGACCTCGGCAACGACTGCCGCGCCACCCACCCCAGCCTCCATGCCCTACTTGCGCCTCACCTCCATGCCATCCTCCGGCCTCTCCTCCACACCACCACACCCCACGTGAAATCCACCTCATCCACATGGCTCTCCGCCCCATCGCTTCCTCTTGTCTCCCCCTCCACGACCAGATCGCTACACCACGCGATCCGAGCGCTAACGACCGTATCACCACCTTCGAGGACTCCGAGAAGGAGAGCGAGTACGGCTACGTCCGCAAGGAtcgtgcctcctcctcctccctcccctttaTCCCCTCCTGCTGCTCACATTGCTCCCGCTTAGATCTGGCTGCTCGTTCCGCACGATCTCTGGTGCGCATGAGTTGTATAGCATGCAGATTATGTGTGTGGCATGTGGTGTGATCGGATCGATTTGAATTGCTGCAAGATTTGATTTAGCTGCGATGTCTCATTGGGATTCAGGTGGCGGTGACTACTACTAATTTTGTGGATCTCTCACACGCAGCTGACGATTTGGAAGGGGTGGTGGGATCTAGCCCGCATTGGTGGGGGAGTTAGCTTAGTCATTGTTTGATCTGTGGTGTGCGGTTACTAACACTTATGGTTGTTGTGATTAGGAGTCGTCACATGGATTTCGACCACTTCCACGCTTACGAACTATCTGGGTATTTGGTTGGTTTCACTATGTACTTAGCTGAATTATTGGGAGATGTGAATAACTTTGCTGTTTTGATAGAAATTACACGCATTCTCAAGCGAGGAAGGAAGCCGGGCATCGACGaccttcttgagttgggtaTGAGATCATACCGTTGCATTTTGGTGTAGGCGTACTATGCAATTTGTGCGGTCAATTTCCAAGATTACTTGAGACAATTGGTACATGATGagttgatgttttttttatcacattGTTTGTACATGCGATTTTTCTCACATGCAAAAATTTAGTACAAATGCAAACATTTTGTATTATGTGAAATGGAGAGCATGGCATCGCTCATTGGATTgctttttttgttttgtgaaTTTGGAGAAGCAAGCCTCTGCGTGTAGGGCCTGCCATCTGCAGGGGCTATTGCCCCTTGCCCCTGCATCCACCTTAGACATAGCTGTCCCTAGAAGCTCCACACCTCGATGGTGTCGAACTTCGACCTCCCAATCAGGTACATCTTTCTACATGAGTGTATCGCGTTGTTTATGCATACTAACTACTCCACAAAATAACCCAGTGGTTCattggtattttttttctacaCCATCAACTCTACAAGATGCACTGCTCGTGCCACCCACTAAAAGGCCACTGGACAGTCTCCTAAcccaattgatttttttttacaatatcCTAATTAGGCATTTTCTGTTGGAGGCGATGTGTAGTATCTCAACTGAATAGCTGTTGTTGCATCCACAAACCACATTTTTGAACTGGGATGACTGGCTGATCTTTGCACCTTTGCTCCATCACAGCCAAGGGTGAGTATATCAATGTAATGTTATCCTTTGGGGTTCTGCATATGTTATTCACCAATGCGCTTCTTGTAGTTTTGatgctttgttgcaaaaactgGGAGAAACTTTGTTTGTCAATGCATGAAAGGATTAGCAGTTACCACTTGTGTAATTGTAAAAGCAAATCAGGAGAGAGCCCAGGTGAGAAATGAACAGTACCTCCTAGGACTCAAAGCTATGAGCATAATGTTTTTAAAATTCTGATTTTAGTTGTATGCATGTGCAAAATAGCTGTTAATTATATTTGGATCTGGTAGGTTTTGAAATAAACTTAATATAGCTATTATGGCCCTTTTTTGTGCAGGTACTACAATTTATGCTTGTCTCATTTAGTTTGCGACCTACATATTCAATAAATAAGAACGTATACAATCAGAGCTTCCATATTCCCAAACACAAATCTTTAGTAATGTGTGTGGGAATATGGAAGCTGATAATTGAATTCACTATCGAAATCTGGTACTCCTTTGGATTTTTTCCTTCCTAGCTATCTATCACCAGTAATGTGCACTTATACCCTGTTTCGCTATCGAAAAATGCCATGCAATTCTTTTTATCAGATTTAGTGCCTGCAATTTATGCACGTCTTGCAAATTATGGCTACAAGCTATGCAACGCATTGTATTCTTCCCTATCTTATCAATGCACGTTCCTGGTTGAAACTAAAAAGACATTCATGATGAATTAATTTTTGCAAATGATATATATTGTTCCTGAATGCTTATGATATGCTTCAACCTGCACCTGACATGTTATCATGTAGCTCAATGTTTGGTCCTATTAAACTGGAATTCAATTATGTTGTTAGAAATTATCATAACTTTTCTTCCCATAACCCCATCTATTCTCTTTCTTATCTGCCTGAGGTGGACCATCTAGGTCAATTGATTTGAAACATTTTCTTTCGCAGAAGAAGTTTCTCACACTGACTTATTAACAAAGAAAGGGCATAAATAGCAATGTTATGAACTCCAGAGTTATACtgttatgatttttttgaaGTATCTTGGCTCATGCCTACCAGATCTTTGAGCATATTAGAGTTAAAAATAATTTCCTCCATGATTGATTTGTGCTTCTGTGTGTAATTTTTGGTCTGTCGGGTGGCGGCAGGAGGCCCAAAGCGGTGATGGAGACTTGATAAAGGAAATGGTGGAGCACAGGGTGCATGGGGACGGAGTTTGGGTGAAATTGGGATCGGGTTGCGTATTTGACATAGTATTGCCAATGTCCAACGACCATAAAAGAGACGAGTGACATTAAATTCagttttaataaaaaaacttaagGGCCTAAGTATTATCTCTGGGTTCATGTTTTGTTAA includes:
- the LOC133917831 gene encoding uncharacterized protein LOC133917831 isoform X1, whose protein sequence is MGSRRPPLSALVDDYVVPGDVVLDLLEMTNQTIKLGAGLRQDCDTIQATSAGKLRLSKPNKYWVESSQKRYTPSVEDTVLGIVVDTKPDNFLVDIKGPNLAFLPVLAFEGGTRRNIPKFEIGTLIYARVVKANSIMNPELSCMDAMGKAAEFGQLKDGYMFDTSTSLSRMLLSSPTCPVLEALGKKLSFEIAVGLNGRVWVNAPSPSNVILVSNAIIKSESLSGIKQRVMVENLLERLS
- the LOC133917831 gene encoding uncharacterized protein LOC133917831 isoform X3, whose translation is MGSRRPPLSALVDDYVVPGDVVLDLLEMTNQTIKLGAGLRQDCDTIQATSAGKLRLSKPNKYWVESSQKRYTPSVEDTVLGIVVDTKPDIGTLIYARVVKANSIMNPELSCMDAMGKAAEFGQLKDGYMFDTSTSLSRMLLSSPTCPVLEALGKKLSFEIAVGLNGRVWVNAPSPSNVILVSNAIIKSESLSGIKQRVMVENLLERLS
- the LOC133917831 gene encoding uncharacterized protein LOC133917831 isoform X2 is translated as MGSRRPPLSALVDDYVVPGDVVLDLLEMTNQTIKLGAGLRQDCDTIQATSAGKLRLSKPNKYWVESSQKRNFLVDIKGPNLAFLPVLAFEGGTRRNIPKFEIGTLIYARVVKANSIMNPELSCMDAMGKAAEFGQLKDGYMFDTSTSLSRMLLSSPTCPVLEALGKKLSFEIAVGLNGRVWVNAPSPSNVILVSNAIIKSESLSGIKQRVMVENLLERLS